A genome region from Oenanthe melanoleuca isolate GR-GAL-2019-014 chromosome 2, OMel1.0, whole genome shotgun sequence includes the following:
- the UBXN2B gene encoding UBX domain-containing protein 2B isoform X2 — protein MSQTLKLDSLKRLRKPERSMSDDKENQRFYSGDSEYRGLQISGASSNPSKIVAELFKEAKEHGAVPLDEASRASGDFSKAKSFSGGGYRLGDSSQKHSEYIYGENQDVQVLLKLWRNGFSLDDGELRSYSDPTNAQFLESVKRGEIPLELQRLVHGGQVNLDMEDHQEQEYVKPRLRFKAFSGEGQKLGSLTPEIVSTPSSPEEEEKSILNAPVLIDDSMPATKIQIRLADGSRLIQRFNQTHRIKHIRDFIIQSRPAFATTDFVLVTTFPNKELTDESLTLQEADILNTVILQQLK, from the exons ATTTTATTCAGGTGACTCCGAATATAGAGGATTACAGATTTCTGGGGCGTCAAGTAATCCAAGTAAAATTGTTGCTGAACTCTTCAAGGAAGCAAAGGAACATGGGGCTGTCCCATTAGATGAAGCCTCAAGAGCATCTGGTGATTTCAGTAAAGCCAAG tcattttctGGTGGTGGATACAGATTGGGTGACTCATCACAAAAGCACTCTGAATACATATATGGAGAAAATCAGGAT GTTCAAGTTTTGCTGAAACTGTGGAGGAATGGATTCAGTTTAGATGATGGCGAGTTGAGATCCTATTCAGATCCAACAAATGCCCAATTTCTTGAGTCTGTTAAAAGAGG GGAAATTCCTTTGGAACTGCAGCGACTTGTTCATGGTGGCCAGGTAAATTTGGATATGGAAGATCACCAAGAACAGGAATATGTGAAGCCCAGACTGAGATTCAAAGCTTTCAGTGGTGAAGGGCAAAAACTTGGAAG CCTTACACCTGAAATAGTCAGCACACCTTCTTccccagaggaggaggagaaatccATTCTTAATGCACCTGTTCTGATTGATGATTCCATGCCAGCAACTAAAATTCAAATTAGATTGGCGGATGGAAGCCGGTTAATACAAAGATTTAATCAAACACACAG GATTAAGCATATTCGAGATTTCATTATCCAGTCCCGTCCAGCTTTTGCAACAACGGATTTTGTTCTTGTGACTACCTTTCCAAATAAAGAACTAACAGATGAAAGCCTGACACTACAAGAAGCAGATATACTTAACACTGTGATTCTTCAGCAATTAAAGTAA